gGTTAGCATAGTGCACAACATAATTGGTTTTGTTATCGAACGTTagcaataactttttaattttaccctCAATTGGTAGTTTGGTTTCAGCACAGAAAGGGTAATCATTATGCAAGTCATGTAAGCTATGTGGATACTCCAAATCTACTTCCAATATATATCCAACATCAGAGTCTATCCGTTGTGTTGATATATCAAACAGTTTAACCTCGTCTTCACTCATCCACCTAAAGTTATCGATTGGAAGCGGGCGTCGCATGGCATCaccgtaaagattatttatatccaAATAGATGATAAAACTGCTGTCCTGATTCACGTCATAATCATGcatgaatatattattggccttaGCATAGCGGTTTGACGCTTGACAGACACCACCTCTTATACCtttctttataaattgaatCATTTCATAGTCCGTAAACAATTCTAGGCATACTTCGGTATGTTTCAACATGGCGTCCCAACTCAAACCGGGTGCAGTGACATATTGACACGGATCTAATTCATACGCACCTATACACACTTGTCTAAAGTTTTCAAACACTTCAGCCAATAATAGAACATCTGTCTTTAAATATAAGTCACAGTATTCACCCAGAGTTGTAATATTGAACGCATCCCAAACATCTTTTGCATGTTGGTAATCCTCATCGGAAATATTTAAGTCCGTGAGGCTGCTATAGAAGGCGGCCTGAGGGGGTAGCGCAGTTTCCTCAAGCCGCCTCCAgtcacttacatactcgtaaggGAAAACTCCCTTACGCGTATGTAACTTCATATATTTCTCACGTTCGTAACAATTATCGGATGGTGGTAAGAAATTTGGTAGTATTTTGAATTGGTCCTGTGAAAGGTTTGAAACTAGTTTATCCAAGCTACTTGACATGAATTTATACGAGTCGACAAACCTTAGACTGTATTCGTCAATCCTTAAAtcgaatgaaatatatttttccttgttaATGGGAATGCAGGTTAACTTTCCCTTAATCTTGGCTAATTCCTTAATGAATAGATGACAATCGTAACCGCTCAAATTGTGAAAGACGACTGGTATAAACTTTGGTAATTGGTAATTCAAATTACATGAATTGTGTGTTTTGCCTCTAATATTACCCGTTAAATGACAATGATCAATTACATAAGCTTCATCatctccaatttttttcttgcaaatatgacatatattgGAGGATGTGTTAGCACCGCTGCTgtcgctgtaatttttttttggtggtacGACTTTTTGCAAGATTTTTATGATTCTATCAGCGTCTTCACGAATGCTCTGTATAAATTTCTCCACACAATCTTCACCGCGATAGATAACAAATTTGgataaattattgtcatattcacaatgaatataataggAAAAACTACATGGCACATGTTTATGGGTGTTACAAGTAGCACTTGTAGTAGTAGACTTTTCATTATCTAACGGAACTAAAATCGATTCAAAGTcaccataaattacaaatggcactttcattttatttttataatttttgaaacgtaagtatttattattaggctTAGGTAGCTCTACAAGTGTCTCCCCACAACCAATTGCTCGGTGTcgatctagtttatttttatttgcaaagggGTGTAAACACCCATCACATATCCATGTTGTTTTTCCATGCTTACTAATTTGCGAACTCACTAAACGAGACAAATTTTTAATCCAACAATAATGTGAAACATCACCTCtctcaaaatataacaaatttacatgattTTCGCAAGACATTTTCGAAATACGTAGAGGTACAATAGTCAGACCCCTGTCATCCCTTTTCTTATCTGTATCAATACCATATACATTAacactgattttatttaatttttcaaactttttaatgtcCGAGAGACAAACCGGATCTTTTATACCTGTCACGTTAAAAATGTCTGTATAATGTGGGTACGATGAGGGACGATCACTGTTTTTATCAACTGGATAGAGAGCACTAATGATGGCCCAATAAAAACACTTGTTATCACGATTTTTCACGTTAACACATGCATTCTTCGATTGCACCTCGGGTGGCAGTGGTATATATGTAGATCCTTTGAGTGGTTGATATTTGTTAACGTTGACGTTGAGAAACTCAATCTTCTCGAGACCCCAACCGCTGTCCCTTTCGTCGAAATCTtcacattttttggaaatacacaaggatatttgttcaaaatacgatggaaaatccaTACAGTCTTTATGCAGAGCCACGTTTTTTGTGTTGAATGACTTTAGATCACGTATCACTTCACCTTCAGCATTGGTTTTCACAAAAGTACCAAAgagttcaacatttatttttacatgtttatgtgtttttagttcAATGGTAATCAGCTTTTCAAGCGTTTCTCCAATattcaacaaatacattttaggatCCAAAATGTCTGCACTCCCATTAATCCGGTATGTAATTATTCTGCACTTGAAGGCACTGTCAACAATGTAAACAGCACCGTCGGCAGACTTTTCTTGTGCACAAAGCAGGATGTGGCGGTCACTTTCCGAATGAGATATCAAACAGTTTGATAATACATCTTCGTTACAAAAGTTGCAATGATGTAACAACGCCATGGTGATGCTTCAATTCACTCGCTCAGACAACGGTACGGTCGTGCCGTGAGGCGGGCTGCGGGCAACTAAGTGAGTTGCATCATGCCATGCGCTGGCGTCTGCGGTGCGCGGCGAAGCGGGGAAGGGGAGCCTGGCCGGCGACGCGCCATGCGACGCCCACACATGATTTGCACGTGTCGACACAGTGAGTCATTATTGCATCATCGGGCTTGACTGAGAATGGTTAGAGAAAACGGGGATTTCCCGTCGACCAAACACAAGTGAATGATTACATATCTTCAAGTATACTCTGGTGAACCCACTttgtgagtagaaaaaaaagacgtaatattcaattattactgCGCGTTATTACTGTACAGCCTACAATTGCATTGGTGTAGGGGAGGAAGAAAGATAAGGgttctatgttaaaataaataataaataggttagttattgttttttatttttattttcatgaaactttaaccgtttcaattgaaaatataggtattacacaaaatatcggTGGCATAACACTTGATTTCAGAGTCGACAATATCGTTTACATTGCACAAACTACCTATAATATTGCGTGCATGTTGAACATTAGCGGGGTGATATATcttgaaatgtttcttgaagaagTTGAGACGGTTTTCGTAGGTAgactttattttgttcaagtatcCGATACGTGCGTTAATACACTCCATAACACATTCGATATGACTCCATTCCATGTGGTTTATCACCAAGGGGTGTGTGTTCGTCACCGGTTCATTGTCACAGCTGAGTAAAAGTAACGGTACAGGAGAGATACACATCCGAAGACGATCGCACTGAATCAGCTCTGGTGAAACACACATTGGGCTATGAAAGAAGTTTCCAATGACGTCAACTTTTTCCGCAAACATTGCATTCCATTCTTCACAGGTGAGTTCATAATGGCCATTAAAACTGACACAGGTATGTAATCTGATTTTAGCTTGAATAAACTGCAACTTTAAGTATACATGGATATTTGCAATCGGAGCACTTGCACCAGCAGGACAGCGTTTGAGATTGTAGACACTCTTGCTCAGCTCACAGCAACCATCACCAGCACCGGAACAATCAATCGACGGTGTgtaagaaggtaaaaaaatgtttgaataattcattttttaaacgtattttcaaaGTTCCAAGACACGTTTACAATTGAGGGTGGTCAATGCTCTACTGAATGATTTTACGTGTGGCACTGGTGAGAGCGTTGTACTCAAACAGTGAATCATTGATAATGAGACAGTATGCCGTGGTGTTGGCAGGTACATTCTCTTTAAACTCCATTtccaatttaatatcaatagcaCCAGCTCCCGAGTTGAAGCTGTCACACTGTCTGGACGTGTCAATGACTATTAATGGAGAGTGTGTCTTGTAATGAGCATAATTTACTTGAGGGCTGGTATGATCACGGCTGTAGTACGATCGTTGGAAATTGGTAAATGCATCATATAAGAGCgcatagttgtttgttttaaattcagccGAAAAAGGATCGTATGGATAATACTGTGCATTCAAATACACCCTGCAATTGGTAAGATTACAATGGTCGAATATACTCATATCTTTGGTCTTGTCGTTCCTGCGTGCCGTTTGGAAACCAACAATGAGATAGCGAGGTTTCTCAAGCTGAGTACTAGTCTTGATGCACCAAATATGACGTTCTGAGGAAGGTAGTATGGGATATTCATACAGTTCCCACGTGCGGAATGCTATCTGAACTGGTATGCTGCCCTCAACATACGACATTAAGCGCAGTTTCTCcttatcagatacttttatgACTGGCATCCTCCATGTGACACGAGTGATTTCAATCTCACCATTTGGAGTCGGCGGTTTTGGTACCGTATTCGGATCAACGGGTGCTAAATCTAAACAGTTTACATCTATACTGGCGCGATTTAATATCAACTCGTGTTTCCCATTCATTATTACCTTCTTGTAATCCTCGGCGAAACCCAAGAAATGAGATAGTGGTATGGTTAATGTAAACTTGTCATGTATCTTTTTAGCACCAACTTCCCACCCCGCTGTCTGAAGACTATGGTCCATTTCCTTGGTGTATGAGATTAGTCCCTTAATGGTGGATGTGATGCCGCAGTTTCTCGCTCGATCAATCTCCACACCGTTCAATTCATAACGAatgtcttgaaataaaaaagcagcACCATTGTTGACCAGTAGACAGCCTTTCTCCACAGTGCCTTCCActaatatttgactttgactcgGTAGTAGAATTAGATCTTGACGGTTGATACATATGTGGATGTTATCGTTGTTTTTGAAAGAGTCATTATACGGAGTGTATGGGTGAAATTCTATACTTTCTATACTTTCATCGAATAACACCTTCTCACCAATGTTTAAGATAGATGACGAGGACATACTTTGAAACCGATACTCTGTAAAAATGTACTGTTTTCTCTAGTCAATTtccttggttgttgttgtttttgtagtgacTGCCGCTGTCTCTCGTTAATACGACGTGTTGTAGTAGTTCTCTCGACGAGAGCAAGATCTCGACTAGTTGTGAAGGTGTTGTTACCAAGGcttttattgttatgtataatcattttttttttactttttacgaataTGCAAACGAAGTGCAATGCTTTCACCTCGGAAATTTACCGTATTACCGTGCTCGTTTACAATGCgcaattcaatgttttgtatGCGATTGTTACTCTTCTTGACgggtagatatataatattggtaggTTGTTCAATAATTTGGTAGCCGGGCGGGACGTCAGGTGAAAACTCGTGTAAAACATGTGACGGCTTGTTGTTTACGAATGAGCCCTCCACAATATTGCACTCTATTCTTATAGTGTTTGTAatgattatattaattgttttatccgaccaatgtgatgtttttgcttTAAGCTTTTTCGCTGAATAACCAAACAATGACCCTATGCTGTTTGGTTTGTCAAAGCGAATATCATACTTTGGCGAGAATATCATACACTTGgaggtattgttatttacaaagATATCCACCAATTTTTCACCATCACCTTTAGCCCTCTTTGTCATTTCCTCGTTCAAGAGGTGTATTATACTGGAGAGCTCGTATGA
This portion of the Cydia pomonella isolate Wapato2018A chromosome 7, ilCydPomo1, whole genome shotgun sequence genome encodes:
- the LOC133519524 gene encoding uncharacterized protein LOC133519524; translated protein: MSSSSILNIGEKVLFDESIESIEFHPYTPYNDSFKNNDNIHICINRQDLILLPSQSQILVEGTVEKGCLLVNNGAAFLFQDIRYELNGVEIDRARNCGITSTIKGLISYTKEMDHSLQTAGWEVGAKKIHDKFTLTIPLSHFLGFAEDYKKVIMNGKHELILNRASIDVNCLDLAPVDPNTVPKPPTPNGEIEITRVTWRMPVIKVSDKEKLRLMSYVEGSIPVQIAFRTWELYEYPILPSSERHIWCIKTSTQLEKPRYLIVGFQTARRNDKTKDMSIFDHCNLTNCRVYLNAQYYPYDPFSAEFKTNNYALLYDAFTNFQRSYYSRDHTSPQVNYAHYKTHSPLIVIDTSRQCDSFNSGAGAIDIKLEMEFKENVPANTTAYCLIINDSLFEYNALTSATRKIIQ